The Bacillus vallismortis genome window below encodes:
- the hisG gene encoding ATP phosphoribosyltransferase, with translation MGKLLTMAMPKGRIFEEAAGLLRQAGYKLPEEFEDSRKLIIDVPEENLRFILAKPMDVTTYVEHGVADVGIAGKDVMLEEERDVYEVLDLKISKCHLAVAGLPNTDWSGVAPRIATKYPNVASSYFREQGEQVEIIKLNGSIELAPLIGLADRIVDIVSTGQTLKENGLVETEHICDITSRFIVNPVSYRMKDDVIDEMASRLSLVVEGETAK, from the coding sequence ATGGGTAAGTTACTCACAATGGCGATGCCGAAGGGCCGGATATTTGAAGAAGCGGCAGGGCTGCTTCGTCAGGCGGGCTATAAGCTCCCTGAGGAGTTTGAAGATTCAAGAAAACTGATCATCGATGTGCCGGAGGAAAATCTCCGTTTTATATTAGCTAAGCCGATGGACGTGACCACATATGTGGAGCATGGCGTGGCCGATGTCGGAATTGCGGGCAAGGATGTCATGCTGGAGGAGGAACGCGATGTGTATGAGGTGCTGGATTTGAAGATCAGCAAATGCCACTTAGCGGTCGCCGGACTTCCGAATACAGACTGGAGCGGCGTAGCCCCGAGAATCGCGACAAAGTATCCGAATGTGGCTTCCAGCTATTTTAGAGAGCAGGGAGAACAAGTCGAGATCATCAAGCTCAACGGTTCAATTGAGCTGGCCCCGCTCATTGGGCTCGCAGACCGGATTGTGGATATCGTTTCCACAGGACAGACGCTGAAAGAAAACGGGCTTGTTGAAACGGAGCACATTTGTGACATTACTTCCCGCTTTATTGTGAACCCGGTAAGCTATCGCATGAAAGACGATGTGATAGACGAAATGGCATCCCGCTTATCTCTCGTTGTGGAAGGAGAAACGGCAAAATGA
- a CDS encoding ATP phosphoribosyltransferase regulatory subunit: protein MFMFEKPHGMRDTLPGLYETKKKVRQSLTDLIDKWGYRFMETPTLEFYDTVGVQSAIEEQQLFKLLDQDGKTLVLRPDMTGPIARVAASKLLKHDHPLRVGYAANVFRAQEREGGRPAEFEQVGVELIGDGTTSADAEVIALVVGALKSAGLASFKIAIGHAGIADALFVEVLGNVERADVLRRFLYEKNYVGYREHVKSLPLSSIDKSRLLELLELRGGIEVCGRAEEIVDSAQGKSVVDELKALWDILEDYGCTENVRLDLNMVSHMSYYTGILFEVYAENVGFVIGSGGRYNKLFGYFDSPAPATGFGLRVDRLIEALHMKDEACEIDAVIFSKEQRVQAIAYANEERMKGNKVVLQDLSGIENIDQMTKSFAHVTYFIGARKEEQNG, encoded by the coding sequence ATGTTTATGTTTGAAAAACCGCACGGCATGAGAGATACACTGCCCGGTTTATACGAAACGAAAAAAAAGGTGAGACAATCGTTAACCGATTTGATCGATAAATGGGGATACCGATTTATGGAAACACCGACATTGGAGTTTTACGATACCGTTGGTGTGCAGTCAGCGATTGAAGAGCAGCAGCTGTTCAAGCTTCTTGATCAGGACGGCAAAACATTGGTGCTTCGCCCGGATATGACAGGGCCCATTGCAAGGGTGGCGGCATCCAAGCTTCTGAAACACGATCATCCGCTCAGAGTCGGCTATGCGGCAAATGTCTTCAGGGCTCAGGAACGCGAAGGCGGACGTCCCGCCGAATTCGAGCAGGTCGGAGTGGAATTAATCGGTGACGGCACGACAAGCGCGGATGCGGAGGTCATTGCCTTAGTCGTCGGCGCCTTAAAGAGCGCGGGGCTGGCTTCCTTTAAAATTGCCATCGGCCATGCCGGCATTGCGGATGCTTTGTTTGTTGAGGTGCTCGGAAACGTTGAACGTGCCGATGTGCTGCGGAGGTTTTTGTATGAGAAGAACTACGTCGGCTACAGAGAACATGTCAAGTCTCTCCCGCTTTCCTCCATTGATAAAAGCAGGCTGCTTGAGCTTCTTGAGTTGCGGGGCGGCATAGAAGTATGCGGACGTGCTGAGGAAATCGTCGATTCCGCGCAAGGAAAAAGCGTTGTTGATGAGTTGAAGGCGCTATGGGACATTCTTGAGGATTATGGATGTACGGAAAATGTCCGTCTGGATCTGAATATGGTCAGCCACATGAGCTATTACACGGGGATTTTATTTGAAGTGTACGCCGAAAATGTCGGCTTTGTCATTGGAAGCGGGGGCCGTTATAACAAGCTCTTCGGCTATTTCGATTCACCCGCGCCGGCGACAGGCTTCGGGCTTCGGGTCGACCGGCTGATTGAAGCGCTCCATATGAAAGACGAAGCTTGTGAAATAGACGCTGTTATTTTCAGCAAAGAGCAGCGGGTACAAGCCATCGCTTATGCGAATGAAGAACGGATGAAAGGGAACAAAGTGGTTCTTCAAGATTTATCGGGAATCGAAAATATCGATCAGATGACAAAATCTTTTGCACACGTCACCTATTTTATCGGTGCCAGAAAGGAAGAGCAAAATGGGTAA